One genomic segment of Dehalococcoidales bacterium includes these proteins:
- a CDS encoding adenylosuccinate synthase: protein MPVVAIIGAQWGDEGKGKVVDMLAEKSSVVVRFAGGDNAGHTVINPLGHFKLHLIPSGIFYPNVTCVIGNGVVVNPRSLIAELEKLAEKAIDTSRLVISDRAHLIMPYHTLLDELEEKSRGKKAIGTTLRGIGPAFTDKTARMGIRVGDLLDKRSLQRRIKTVLENKNVILERIYGAPPLDADEVYREYAGYADKLKPFIKDTVELISASIERQETVLLEGAQGAMLDPDFGTYPFATSSSPLSGNASLGSGVAPNRIDRVLGVYKAYCTRVGSGPLPTELHDEMGERIREEAQEYGTTTGRPRRCGWFDGVAARYSARINGFTGAVITRVDVFDGFPSLKVCVAYRLGDKEINYFPSSISELEKCKPVYEELPGWQVDTTGVRTWGDLPMEARNFITRLSELIGCPVNLACIGPERAQTIEVSPLF, encoded by the coding sequence ATGCCAGTAGTAGCAATTATTGGAGCGCAATGGGGAGATGAAGGCAAAGGCAAAGTCGTGGATATGCTAGCGGAAAAATCGTCCGTGGTTGTAAGGTTTGCCGGAGGGGATAATGCCGGACACACCGTAATTAACCCACTTGGGCATTTTAAGCTGCATCTCATTCCTTCCGGGATATTTTACCCCAATGTTACCTGTGTTATTGGTAATGGCGTAGTGGTTAATCCACGGTCCCTGATTGCCGAACTTGAAAAACTTGCTGAAAAGGCCATTGATACCAGTCGTTTGGTTATTAGCGATAGAGCTCATCTCATAATGCCTTACCACACGCTTCTGGATGAGCTTGAAGAGAAGTCCCGTGGTAAGAAAGCCATAGGTACTACATTGCGGGGGATTGGCCCTGCTTTTACCGACAAAACTGCCAGGATGGGTATCAGGGTTGGCGACCTGCTCGATAAACGCAGTTTGCAACGCCGTATAAAAACCGTGCTGGAAAACAAGAACGTAATCCTGGAGCGTATCTATGGCGCGCCCCCACTGGATGCAGATGAAGTGTATCGGGAATATGCAGGTTATGCTGATAAGCTGAAACCATTTATTAAAGATACAGTTGAGCTGATTTCAGCAAGTATTGAAAGACAGGAAACGGTATTGCTGGAAGGGGCTCAGGGTGCCATGCTTGATCCAGACTTCGGTACGTATCCCTTTGCGACTTCTTCATCGCCTCTTTCTGGCAATGCCAGTCTTGGCAGTGGGGTTGCACCCAATCGTATAGACCGGGTGCTGGGAGTGTATAAGGCGTATTGTACTCGTGTAGGCAGCGGGCCTTTGCCTACCGAGCTTCATGATGAAATGGGAGAACGAATTCGTGAAGAAGCTCAGGAATACGGTACTACCACCGGGCGGCCTCGCAGGTGTGGATGGTTCGATGGGGTAGCCGCCCGTTACAGTGCACGCATAAACGGTTTTACCGGTGCTGTAATTACCAGGGTGGATGTATTTGACGGTTTTCCCAGCTTGAAAGTCTGTGTTGCCTATCGCCTGGGAGATAAAGAAATCAACTATTTCCCATCCAGCATCAGCGAATTGGAAAAATGTAAGCCTGTCTATGAAGAATTACCTGGCTGGCAGGTTGATACCACCGGTGTCCGTACCTGGGGGGATTTACCCATGGAAGCCAGGAACTTTATTACCCGGCTATCCGAGCTGATAGGGTGCCCGGTGAATCTGGCATGTATAGGCCCCGAAAGAGCGCAAACTATAGAAGTCTCCCCACTATTTTAG
- a CDS encoding CDP-alcohol phosphatidyltransferase family protein, producing MSLSAQPRLENFRRKLAGAIAGPVVRVASKTGITPDMLTWFGFIVVLSGAGLTGAGYNIAGGLVILAGAACDMFDGALARYTGKVSKFGAVLDSTLDRASEGAVLIALAYYLGVQASVPGVTLVAVTMLFSFLVSYIRSRAEGIGLELKDGVFTRSERVIVLGVGIIVNHIIIALAIVVFFSIITTVQRLILVWQKTR from the coding sequence TTGTCTTTGAGTGCCCAGCCCAGACTGGAAAATTTCCGCAGAAAGCTGGCCGGTGCTATCGCCGGGCCGGTAGTCAGGGTGGCATCTAAAACCGGTATCACCCCGGATATGCTGACCTGGTTTGGATTTATTGTAGTGCTCTCCGGTGCCGGTTTAACCGGTGCCGGTTACAACATTGCCGGTGGATTGGTAATACTTGCCGGAGCTGCTTGCGATATGTTTGATGGGGCATTGGCGCGTTATACTGGCAAAGTCAGCAAATTCGGAGCTGTTCTTGATTCCACCCTTGATCGCGCCAGTGAGGGAGCGGTATTAATTGCATTAGCTTATTATTTAGGCGTGCAAGCCAGCGTTCCGGGGGTTACCCTGGTTGCAGTGACAATGCTTTTTTCTTTCCTGGTCAGTTATATACGCTCCCGCGCAGAAGGAATTGGTCTGGAGCTAAAGGATGGCGTATTTACCCGATCAGAAAGGGTAATTGTGCTCGGTGTGGGTATAATCGTAAATCACATAATCATTGCTTTAGCAATAGTAGTCTTCTTTAGTATAATAACTACGGTACAACGGCTTATCTTGGTCTGGCAAAAAACCAGGTAA
- a CDS encoding glycosyltransferase family 4 protein, with amino-acid sequence MKIALVSPYDFAHPGGVVNHILALDKQFCQMGHDVRIIAPASEASVSPQVDGRFIQIGKPRSVPMSGSIARISLSLRLSKDIKAALAREKFDIIHLHEPFIPMLCTATLRFSDTITVGTFHAFGGRPGYYISWPLFYYLMRRRNRKLSGHIAVSKPAYEYARKHVPGKYTIIPNGIDLEHFNPQVPPIERFKDGKINILFVGRMERRKGLDYLLKAFEIIRKKNDNVRLIVVGPGKVLRRSYERTVRKRGIEDVAFVGRVTYDELPRYYQTADIYCSPATGRESFGIVLLEAMALGKPMVATNIEGYRHVVTDGQEGILVPPKNARILSEALEKLIDEEATRQEMGQHGIATAARYDWKIVANRVLQFYQDTITRCRS; translated from the coding sequence ATGAAAATCGCTCTGGTATCGCCTTATGACTTTGCCCATCCGGGGGGTGTAGTTAATCATATCCTTGCACTGGACAAGCAATTTTGCCAGATGGGGCATGATGTAAGGATTATCGCACCTGCCTCGGAGGCATCTGTGTCGCCGCAGGTCGATGGCCGCTTTATACAGATTGGCAAACCACGTTCAGTCCCAATGAGTGGTTCCATTGCTCGTATCAGTCTTTCTTTGCGGCTTTCCAAAGATATCAAGGCTGCGCTAGCTCGGGAAAAATTCGATATAATTCATTTGCATGAGCCATTTATTCCAATGCTTTGTACGGCGACCCTTCGATTTTCTGATACAATAACCGTAGGGACTTTTCACGCATTTGGCGGCAGACCGGGATACTATATCAGCTGGCCGCTTTTTTATTATTTAATGCGTCGCCGTAACCGCAAGCTGAGTGGACACATTGCTGTTTCAAAACCAGCATATGAATACGCGCGTAAACACGTGCCCGGTAAATACACTATCATTCCCAATGGTATTGACTTGGAACATTTCAATCCTCAGGTTCCCCCTATTGAGCGTTTCAAAGATGGCAAGATAAACATCTTGTTTGTAGGCCGCATGGAGAGACGCAAGGGGCTGGATTACCTGTTAAAAGCATTTGAGATAATCCGGAAGAAGAACGATAACGTTCGCCTGATCGTGGTTGGTCCCGGGAAAGTGCTCAGGCGCAGTTACGAAAGAACGGTAAGGAAGCGCGGCATCGAAGATGTCGCTTTTGTTGGGCGTGTAACCTATGATGAATTGCCCAGGTATTATCAGACTGCCGATATCTATTGCAGTCCGGCTACCGGCAGGGAGAGTTTTGGTATTGTATTGCTGGAAGCAATGGCCTTGGGAAAACCTATGGTAGCCACTAATATCGAAGGATACCGGCACGTAGTGACCGATGGCCAGGAAGGCATCCTGGTGCCGCCTAAAAATGCACGAATACTTTCCGAAGCTCTGGAAAAGCTTATTGACGAAGAAGCAACAAGGCAGGAAATGGGACAGCACGGAATTGCTACGGCTGCCCGTTATGACTGGAAAATAGTCGCCAACCGCGTGTTGCAGTTTTATCAGGATACTATTACCCGTTGTCGGTCATGA